One genomic region from Phragmites australis chromosome 1, lpPhrAust1.1, whole genome shotgun sequence encodes:
- the LOC133909262 gene encoding uncharacterized protein LOC133909262 isoform X2: MHLTGFEEVAFSFNGGKDSTVLLHLLRAGYYLYKKDSGDVAQMDAVKNCPVRTIYFESPCAFPEINSFTYETVATYGLPLETIQSDFKSGLEGLLKEKPTKAIFIGTRIGDPNAVGQEQFSPSSPGWPPFMRVNPILDWSYRDVWSFLLTCKVKYCSLYDQGYTSIGSIHDTVPNALLSDSSTRASFRPAYMLSDGRLERAGRTKKTNHKIEMNYVASNGMNNTEAEQMISRSASIIVVGDEILFGSAEDKLGASLCKKLHAIGWRVSHVAVGRNEIDSVAEEVERFKSTDDLVFIFGGLGPLHSDVSLAGVAKAFGVRLAPDEEFEDYLSQLMGNNYTGDRNEMALLPEGITELLHHKTLSLPLIKCRNVITLAATNVDELDTEWDCLLDTQESGLVRAKPFVSKHLSTTLSDVKIAPVLAKLCLEFSDVYIGSHRISRTGPLVVNLTGKDNQRVEAAVEKLTSSFEGQFSQVDSCK; the protein is encoded by the exons ATGCACCTTACAGG GTTTGAGGAAGTTGCCTTCAGCTTTAATGGTGGGAAGGATTCAACT GTGCTCCTGCATTTACTCCGGGCTGGTTACTACCTTTACAAAAAGGATTCTGGTGATGTAGCCCAAATGGATGCTGTTAAAAACTGTCCAGTGCGTACGATCTATTTTGAGAGTCCTTGTGCTTTCCCTGAAATCAATTCATTCACTTATGAGACCGTTGCAAC TTACGGGTTGCCACTGGAAACTATCCAATCAGATTTCAAGTCTGGCCTAGAAGGCCTACTGAAAGAGAAGCCTACTAAAGCAATTTTCATTGGCACAAGAATTGGTGATCCAAATGCG GTTGGTCAAGAACAGTTTTCTCCTAGTTCACCTGGCTGGCCTCCTTTTATGAGGGTGAATCCTATCTTGGATTGGTCATACAG GGATGTTTGGTCGTTTCTCTTAACATGTAAGGTCAAATACTGCAGCCTTTATGATCAAGG GTATACTTCCATTGGGAGCATACATGATACTGTTCCAAATGCGCTTCTTAGTGATTCATCGACCAGGGCAAGCTTTAGACCAGCATATATGCTGTCAGACGGAAGGCTTGAAAGGGCTGGTAGAACAAAAAAGACTAATCATAAAATAGAAATGAATTATGTTGCAAGCAATGGCATGAACAATACTGAGGCAGAACAGATGATCTCACGCTCAGCTTCAATCATTGTAGTCGGTGACGAAATATT GTTTGGCTCAGCTGAGGATAAATTAGGGgcatccttatgcaagaagcTTCATGCAATAGGCTGGCGGGTTTCTCATGTAGCAGTTGGTCGCAATGAA ATTGATTCTGTTGCTGAAGAAGTTGAACGTTTTAAGTCTACAGATGACTTG GTGTTTATTTTTGGAGGACTTGGGCCTCTACATTCAGATGTTTCTTTGGCTGGTGTTGCAAAAGCATTTGGAGTTCGTCTG GCTCCTGATGAAGAGTTTGAGGATTATCTTAGTCAACTCATGGGAAACAATTACACTGGTGATCGAAATGAG ATGGCTTTGTTGCCAGAAGGTATTACTGAATTATTGCATCACAAAACACTATCATTACCATTG ATCAAATGCAGAAATGTCATCACTCTTGCTGCAACCAATGTGGATGAACTAGACACCGAATGGGATTGTCTTCTAGACACCCAGGAGAGTGGTTTAGTGCGGGCAAAACCCTTTGTGTCAAAGCATCTCAGCACTACGCTTTCAGAT GTTAAAATTGCTCCGGTCCTTGCAAAACTGTGCTTAGAGTTTTCTGATGTTTACATCG GGTCTCATCGGATATCTAGAACTGGGCCTTTGGTTGTGAATCTTACCGGAAAG gATAACCAGAGGGTAGAAGCGGCTGTAGAGAAGCTTACAAGTAGCTTTGAGGGACAATTTTCCCAAGTCGACAGTTGCAAATAA
- the LOC133909262 gene encoding uncharacterized protein LOC133909262 isoform X1, which yields MEIDEAVRGCSDLRLRTKYGNAVYVVQRAFALYPFEEVAFSFNGGKDSTVLLHLLRAGYYLYKKDSGDVAQMDAVKNCPVRTIYFESPCAFPEINSFTYETVATYGLPLETIQSDFKSGLEGLLKEKPTKAIFIGTRIGDPNAVGQEQFSPSSPGWPPFMRVNPILDWSYRDVWSFLLTCKVKYCSLYDQGYTSIGSIHDTVPNALLSDSSTRASFRPAYMLSDGRLERAGRTKKTNHKIEMNYVASNGMNNTEAEQMISRSASIIVVGDEILFGSAEDKLGASLCKKLHAIGWRVSHVAVGRNEIDSVAEEVERFKSTDDLVFIFGGLGPLHSDVSLAGVAKAFGVRLAPDEEFEDYLSQLMGNNYTGDRNEMALLPEGITELLHHKTLSLPLIKCRNVITLAATNVDELDTEWDCLLDTQESGLVRAKPFVSKHLSTTLSDVKIAPVLAKLCLEFSDVYIGSHRISRTGPLVVNLTGKDNQRVEAAVEKLTSSFEGQFSQVDSCK from the exons ATGGAGATCGACGAGGCGGTGCGCGGGTGCAGCGACCTCCGGCTGCGCACCAAGTACGGCAACGCCGTCTACGTCGTCCAGCGGGCCTTCGCGCTCTACCC GTTTGAGGAAGTTGCCTTCAGCTTTAATGGTGGGAAGGATTCAACT GTGCTCCTGCATTTACTCCGGGCTGGTTACTACCTTTACAAAAAGGATTCTGGTGATGTAGCCCAAATGGATGCTGTTAAAAACTGTCCAGTGCGTACGATCTATTTTGAGAGTCCTTGTGCTTTCCCTGAAATCAATTCATTCACTTATGAGACCGTTGCAAC TTACGGGTTGCCACTGGAAACTATCCAATCAGATTTCAAGTCTGGCCTAGAAGGCCTACTGAAAGAGAAGCCTACTAAAGCAATTTTCATTGGCACAAGAATTGGTGATCCAAATGCG GTTGGTCAAGAACAGTTTTCTCCTAGTTCACCTGGCTGGCCTCCTTTTATGAGGGTGAATCCTATCTTGGATTGGTCATACAG GGATGTTTGGTCGTTTCTCTTAACATGTAAGGTCAAATACTGCAGCCTTTATGATCAAGG GTATACTTCCATTGGGAGCATACATGATACTGTTCCAAATGCGCTTCTTAGTGATTCATCGACCAGGGCAAGCTTTAGACCAGCATATATGCTGTCAGACGGAAGGCTTGAAAGGGCTGGTAGAACAAAAAAGACTAATCATAAAATAGAAATGAATTATGTTGCAAGCAATGGCATGAACAATACTGAGGCAGAACAGATGATCTCACGCTCAGCTTCAATCATTGTAGTCGGTGACGAAATATT GTTTGGCTCAGCTGAGGATAAATTAGGGgcatccttatgcaagaagcTTCATGCAATAGGCTGGCGGGTTTCTCATGTAGCAGTTGGTCGCAATGAA ATTGATTCTGTTGCTGAAGAAGTTGAACGTTTTAAGTCTACAGATGACTTG GTGTTTATTTTTGGAGGACTTGGGCCTCTACATTCAGATGTTTCTTTGGCTGGTGTTGCAAAAGCATTTGGAGTTCGTCTG GCTCCTGATGAAGAGTTTGAGGATTATCTTAGTCAACTCATGGGAAACAATTACACTGGTGATCGAAATGAG ATGGCTTTGTTGCCAGAAGGTATTACTGAATTATTGCATCACAAAACACTATCATTACCATTG ATCAAATGCAGAAATGTCATCACTCTTGCTGCAACCAATGTGGATGAACTAGACACCGAATGGGATTGTCTTCTAGACACCCAGGAGAGTGGTTTAGTGCGGGCAAAACCCTTTGTGTCAAAGCATCTCAGCACTACGCTTTCAGAT GTTAAAATTGCTCCGGTCCTTGCAAAACTGTGCTTAGAGTTTTCTGATGTTTACATCG GGTCTCATCGGATATCTAGAACTGGGCCTTTGGTTGTGAATCTTACCGGAAAG gATAACCAGAGGGTAGAAGCGGCTGTAGAGAAGCTTACAAGTAGCTTTGAGGGACAATTTTCCCAAGTCGACAGTTGCAAATAA
- the LOC133909262 gene encoding uncharacterized protein LOC133909262 isoform X3, giving the protein MDAVKNCPVRTIYFESPCAFPEINSFTYETVATYGLPLETIQSDFKSGLEGLLKEKPTKAIFIGTRIGDPNAVGQEQFSPSSPGWPPFMRVNPILDWSYRDVWSFLLTCKVKYCSLYDQGYTSIGSIHDTVPNALLSDSSTRASFRPAYMLSDGRLERAGRTKKTNHKIEMNYVASNGMNNTEAEQMISRSASIIVVGDEILFGSAEDKLGASLCKKLHAIGWRVSHVAVGRNEIDSVAEEVERFKSTDDLVFIFGGLGPLHSDVSLAGVAKAFGVRLAPDEEFEDYLSQLMGNNYTGDRNEMALLPEGITELLHHKTLSLPLIKCRNVITLAATNVDELDTEWDCLLDTQESGLVRAKPFVSKHLSTTLSDVKIAPVLAKLCLEFSDVYIGSHRISRTGPLVVNLTGKDNQRVEAAVEKLTSSFEGQFSQVDSCK; this is encoded by the exons ATGGATGCTGTTAAAAACTGTCCAGTGCGTACGATCTATTTTGAGAGTCCTTGTGCTTTCCCTGAAATCAATTCATTCACTTATGAGACCGTTGCAAC TTACGGGTTGCCACTGGAAACTATCCAATCAGATTTCAAGTCTGGCCTAGAAGGCCTACTGAAAGAGAAGCCTACTAAAGCAATTTTCATTGGCACAAGAATTGGTGATCCAAATGCG GTTGGTCAAGAACAGTTTTCTCCTAGTTCACCTGGCTGGCCTCCTTTTATGAGGGTGAATCCTATCTTGGATTGGTCATACAG GGATGTTTGGTCGTTTCTCTTAACATGTAAGGTCAAATACTGCAGCCTTTATGATCAAGG GTATACTTCCATTGGGAGCATACATGATACTGTTCCAAATGCGCTTCTTAGTGATTCATCGACCAGGGCAAGCTTTAGACCAGCATATATGCTGTCAGACGGAAGGCTTGAAAGGGCTGGTAGAACAAAAAAGACTAATCATAAAATAGAAATGAATTATGTTGCAAGCAATGGCATGAACAATACTGAGGCAGAACAGATGATCTCACGCTCAGCTTCAATCATTGTAGTCGGTGACGAAATATT GTTTGGCTCAGCTGAGGATAAATTAGGGgcatccttatgcaagaagcTTCATGCAATAGGCTGGCGGGTTTCTCATGTAGCAGTTGGTCGCAATGAA ATTGATTCTGTTGCTGAAGAAGTTGAACGTTTTAAGTCTACAGATGACTTG GTGTTTATTTTTGGAGGACTTGGGCCTCTACATTCAGATGTTTCTTTGGCTGGTGTTGCAAAAGCATTTGGAGTTCGTCTG GCTCCTGATGAAGAGTTTGAGGATTATCTTAGTCAACTCATGGGAAACAATTACACTGGTGATCGAAATGAG ATGGCTTTGTTGCCAGAAGGTATTACTGAATTATTGCATCACAAAACACTATCATTACCATTG ATCAAATGCAGAAATGTCATCACTCTTGCTGCAACCAATGTGGATGAACTAGACACCGAATGGGATTGTCTTCTAGACACCCAGGAGAGTGGTTTAGTGCGGGCAAAACCCTTTGTGTCAAAGCATCTCAGCACTACGCTTTCAGAT GTTAAAATTGCTCCGGTCCTTGCAAAACTGTGCTTAGAGTTTTCTGATGTTTACATCG GGTCTCATCGGATATCTAGAACTGGGCCTTTGGTTGTGAATCTTACCGGAAAG gATAACCAGAGGGTAGAAGCGGCTGTAGAGAAGCTTACAAGTAGCTTTGAGGGACAATTTTCCCAAGTCGACAGTTGCAAATAA